GTTTTCTCCAATGGCCTCTACAAGATACATCCCGATCAACCTCTTCCATGatgttcaaattaaaaaaatgagcaCAGATCCCAAAGCTATGCACACACAACTGAATTATCTTCGGACGGTAACTATTTATTCAATCAAGTGTAtcattcatcttcatcatcaagcAATGCAAATGAAAATGGAGAGAACTTGTAACCGTCTCCTTCGTAAAACTTGTTCTGGAATTCCACCCAGTGAAGACGCAAAGCATGCAAGAAAGCACTAAGAGTTTCCATCACCAGCAATACGCCCACAGTTGCAAATATGAAGACGATGATGCCAACAATAAGGATAAGTATATTATTGTACCTGCAGCAAGTAATTGAGACAATCGTTATTCAttgattatattattgttattgtctTTTGACGATATAGAAATGGAGCAGTATCATAAAATGCATTGACATACCCCCAAGCAAGGAGAAGGACCTTCTCATAGAACACACTTGATAGTTCCGAGTGGGCAAGACTGCAGAAAGgttaaaaagggaaaagaaacaAGCACAATTAGCCACCATGGACAAAGTTGGACTCCAATTAGATAGAAAGTAATATTTATGAAGTCGTAGCAATATAACGAAAGTGATTGAAGGGTATCTCGTGTAATTTATGTGAAATGGCAGTGCATGATCTTATGCGAGTAGGTACAGGTGCGCATGAAAGGAAGCTGATTTCAACAACTCTTGATCTTCCATTAAAATatgaacaaattattttattataacaaaaactGATCAGATTGATTTTCTTGTTGCTAGATACCTCAGAGCCCATAATCGAAGGTAAGAAGCTGTGTTTGAAACTGCTCCAAGTACAAACTCAATTGTGTGTATCATCTGATGTACAAAAACTTCACTGAACTCAAATTCCTCATGACCATGGGAATCATGATTTGTATCTGGCTGAAGAGACTCGTCTGTGCTCTGGAGTGCTTCATAAGATTGGCCTTGATGCCTCTGGGAGAACATGACTCAGTCAGAACAAAAGGAAAAGCAGGGGAAAACAAATGCTATAAACAAATTAAGCAAGAAATCGGCAAGCAGAAAACTTTTAACTTACGTCTTGGTGTTGCATCTTTAAGATAAAAGGCTTTGGAAGCAGCATCCATGGGACAGAAACAAAagccaacaacaacaacacaaGCTGAAAATGAAACACACAAGAAGAATCAGTGTGATGTGATGTAAATAAGCATGggaaatcaatttgaaaagcaaaaataaagagCCAACCTGAGCTGTTTTTTGCCCCGGGAAAAGCTGGTTATCCCCCAATTCATCAGTAGGACTCAAGAACATGTATATCATTACATGATATAAATCAGCTTGCGAACCAGTGATCCACTTCAAAATGATAAGGAGTGAAAGATAGCCAAACAAGctgtttaaaaatattatctgGGGAATAAATTGACACCTGGAATAATGCATGagaaaatttatcttttagttGTATGCTACTAATCCTCTTTACAACTCTGGAAGAGGCTTAGAAGCCATCAAGCAAATCGAAAACCAACTTAGCAAGTCAAACTTACCAGATGTTAACGCCAATCCGGAAGAATGTTGCAttgaaataacttaatatGATTCCAAGGTTCATTTGGGCAACCCCAAGAAGGATggacattttcattttcaaagagTTGAGAAATGGCAGCTCGCTGCGGCTGCCATGCCATACAGGATCTACACCGAATGGGTAGGTGTCACGCACTTTTATTAAGCCAACTGTAGTAGCCTCACTGCAAAAAGAAATCCGAGACTGTGTCACTGTCAACTCACAgattaatgaaaaaagatCACTACCAAAGGTATTGGTGTACCTGCAAGAGAGATCACGGCATGCATACGCTGAGTGACTAAATATTTCGAATGGAACTGAGAAGAACTCATTATAGATTAAGCCGGTGTAAATTGAAAAGAGTGCCATCATCAAAATAACATAACGACCGCCAAAGGTCATGTCTGTAATGTCATCAAGCTTCTGTAGTATACCAAAGACGGGGGGAAAACACAATTAAACAACAAAACTTGACAATTAAACctcaaaaaacaaagaaatgcAAACAGAATGACAGAGAAACCATAAGACAATGATCAAGTTGAATATCACAAGCTGGAAGGAAATTAGTGACCGAATGCGATGCAAGAACGCCCACAAACAGCACATAGCTCAGAATTTATcctaatacatacatacaaaaGGTGAAACTTATATATAATAGCAAATTCAGCGCAAAAACCAACCAGCAGCAAatgtaattttgttaaaatctaTTGTACTTTAATCATCTATGACATTCTAAAAACCCAGAATTAAATCATAGCCATACAAAGTCAAAATCTAATTGTGCCCTGATGATCTCGGTATAAGCACATGATATAATAAAACAGACAAGAGAACATAACTGCCCGGTTACCATTATCATGGCTAGTTTAACATTATCATGCGTAGCATAATAATATAGGATGTAGAAATGACACGGAATTCACAACAATCAGcatagaaataaaatgtgaAAAGACTCATATGCTCTTGAATTATGCTTAGCAATCAATCACAACTAGGTAGAAATGCCACAGAATTCACAACAATCAGcatagaaataaaatgtgaAAAGACTCATATGCTCTTGAATTATACTTAGCAATCAATCACAACTAGGTAAAATTCTACATCAAACAAGATTACCTGGCTTGCAAGTTTCTTTTCCCGGACTATAAGAACCAGGGTCCCAAGTAATAAGCATATTCCATGCCCCCAGTCACCAAACATGACAGCGAAAAGAAAAGGGAATGTGACAATGGTGAATACACCAGGGTTTGCTTCTCGATACTTAGCCACCCtgcaattacaaaataaagtgCATTTATTCTCAGTTATTTTGACttgatttcaaaataaatattgtaaggAACAAAAAGTAACAAATGACCATAAAAAGATGGCATAAACATGAAAGGGAACATGCACATGGAGCCTGCACATAATCATTGTACTAAACCATGCACTAAAAATTTTCACTGCTTTAGACAGCAACATAAATCAGAAACTCTTTGttcattttcactttttgaTATGAAACAAagatgtttttattaaaacaaaggAATACACAATAAcagttgtttatattcactTTGAACCCTATGATATTGACCCATATCAGTtgttctatgtatactagagtgccacgaaaaaaaaagggaaaaaaaggtgGCATCATCAATAACTTACAAAGGgcttaaatttttgttatgtggTAGGCACAAAGGAGATTGGTATGCTGGACTCAAATAATTATGAATCAATTACATATATGGTCAGCCAAAAAATACGGAATTCTAAATTTAACGCAGTGTAGCATGAGTTTAAGACAGAATTCTTCCTGTTCTTATGAGTCAACTCGCATGCAGCAAAGCAAGTACAGCATAATCTTAAGTAAAAACTCACCCATATGCATCAACAATCTCCTGAAAGGCAGAAGTAAATTTGTTTGTGCGAAAATAGGTAGGCGGAGACTCTTTCGTATGCAAAACCTGAAAAATAGCTCCAACTTGAGAATTGGAGTCAAATGCAGCCCGCTCCAATGCATCCTGAATCTGCACAGATAAATTCAAGCTTTGCTTGTAAGTACTCCGACATAATATTCACAACTAGAGAGCTTTTAACAAGAGGGAAAGAAATTACCTGCTTTGTGGCGAAAACAGGACTCCACCCCTCACCCACAAGACACTTTTTGGTCACATCAAGGCTAAGCATGTTCAAAGTGTGATAGATTGATTTCTCCCTCTTGACCTTCATgagttaaaatttacataaataaaCAGATGACCGAACATAATCTCTATCAGGCAGATAGCATAATAAATTGACAGGGCGAGTTGCAACTCATGTGGCATGGttattgaaaaatagaaaagaacaTTCACTAAATAATGTATTTTCCACAGACCAAAAGGTTCCATTGTTCAAATTGGTCTCCAATAGTTTGCAATAAATTTCCACGATGAAGCAGCCCAGCATCTAGAGTAGTCTTCAGCTCTGAGAGTCTTCCCGAAACCTGAAATTTGGAAATGAGTGTAAGGGTTTAGTTTTCTTCATTAAAGCATAAAGATGCAGGCTTGATTCTGAACATATGGTGATCCCCgaaatatttaacaaacatGCAAAgatcatttttcttctcttccatTCAGAACATATGGTAATCCcagaaatatttaaaacacatgcaaagataatttttcttctcttatATAACTTTCACTTCTTGATATGATTTTGTTCCAAGCACAAAAAGGAAAGCAGACTCATCATGTTAATAGTCCAACCAAGCAAAAGAACACTAATAAATATCCAAGCAACTGTACTACTGAAGGGTTACAAGATGGGAGGAAAATTAAgcacaaagaaaaattaaacttgcAATAGAAACAACAGCTTCAAACAAGAGTGCAATAAGTACCTCCGAAATTGCCTGAGCTTGTTTATCGAATTCTTCATTAAAAGGATAACGGTTAGCGCCAAAAGCGTCACAAATTTTCAGGATTTTGTTCTTTGCTCTTTCTCCTGAATAGAAAACCACAAATACATTTTTCTCCATCTGCATTTTACAATCAGAAATcaaaagtgaaattcaaagtgcagtaaaatataaaaagactGTAGTACAAGATAAAAACATGGAAAGTGGACAGACTTTCTGTGCAGAATTTCACAATTCACAAAATTCATGCAAAAACCACTAAACACAAGCATAAATACCTATTAAGCATTTAAACTAGAGAACTATACAAAATTCAACACCATATACatgcataaaacaaaaacaaaaccaaacagTAAGGCTTTTTTATAGTGATCTTCTGTCCTGGAATGAGAATGGCCTGGAAAGGCTAGCCTCAATTACTTTTGAGATTGTGGTAATCATATATGCAGCCAACTGCAAAGACTATAACACATATATCTCTAACCAtatggtaaaacaaaaaacaaggACAAACGATATTCTAATAAGAACACTATCTTTTAGAAGTTTATACTTAGAATTCTTGTTCCttcccccccaaaaaaaacccaaaaaaaaaagaaagaaagaaaagaaaaggcatcCAAGAAATGTGTGCTAAAGCTCACCTTCTCGCCAGAAACAGGATCAACCACAGGTTCATCAACAACAGCTTGCCTCAAAAACACATTACCCCTAGTAGCACGAAATAGCATCCTCTCAAATGACATAGATTTTTCTCTAGGAACAAGGCCAGCAATAAAGcccaattttatttgttttgatggATCAGCTGACATTTCCTATAAAAGAGCCAGAGGATTTGTTAggacaaaaattagaggggcaCGGATGGAATTATAAAGGGAGCTAAGGGTTGGCATTTGTACTTTATCTGTAAGTAAAGGGGTTTCTATAGTCATTTCACCAGTTTGTTGAGATTCCATTTCTCTCTGCTGAGCTGCAGCACTGGTTAGTGCAGAAGAAAAAAACTCACCAGCCTACAAGTTGATAAACAATGAGTAAGCAAAAGTACAAAAACAACGAAAGAAATCAAAAGGCAACAAATTGAGCTTAATTAAGCATGGAAAGGTACAATTTATGCAGAATTTAAGGTTTATCACAAGAATGACAAtaggaagaagaaaatagttacaagttaaataatataacaaaaatctaATAACTGAGATTGTTAGTAATATTCTCAATGTACACCTCAACTATTTGCCAAAGCTTGACGACTAAATGTAACATGTAAAAATAAGGCTTTAGACTACTAGTTAGTCAATAGACCAAGGcaacaaataaatatgtaCCTTCTGCAGAACAAGCTTATATTCCACAAGCTCACTGTGTGCCCGTTGCAGTTTATCTCCATTTGCATTAATTTCAACCAGCTCTGCCTCAAGGTCTCCAAGTTTTACCTAGGACaaccaaaaaggaaaaaatgaaaatgaagacaGAATTCTAGTATAGCCGACTAAGTTACAATTTTCATTTCCGTAAAAGCAAAAATCTTGAGATACCTCTAAGTCATCCGTATTGTTGTCAGCTCTTGTCGTAGACTTTACTGAAGATAATATACCTGCCTTTAGCATTTGCTCCTTGAAAAAACGTAACTTGCGTGCCATCTCTGcacatttttttatcttcacaTAAAAGTCACAAATCAATACACATAATGACTCAAAACTCCACTTTGGCAAAGATCAATATAGGGTATGTTCGCAACTGCTGTGCTTCTTCTTAAATTTGTAAGCACAACAGCTAAAGAGTTTGGTAAACATCCCCTTTTATTtggcaattaaaatttatttatttaccaaacaactattcatttatattttaagagtTAATATTCCATTTCATTGTAGTTATGGATTAAAAGCCACAACACCTCAATCAAAACGTACCCCTAAACAACTTAGGAAAGCTGAGACTATATATCATACCAAGTGAGTATCGATCACTCAAAGTTTCACCACTATGGTGTGATATCATTGATAGAATTTATGATCCTATAggatttttagtttttaggcTTAGGGATTTTTTCGCTTTTTATTTGTGGGTTTCTTGTCCCTCCTCTACGTACATTTTCTACATCTATATAATTATCTTGGTTC
This window of the Citrus sinensis cultivar Valencia sweet orange chromosome 8, DVS_A1.0, whole genome shotgun sequence genome carries:
- the LOC102620201 gene encoding V-type proton ATPase subunit a3, whose product is MAELQSGGGGGCCPPMDLFRSEPMQLVQIIIPIESAHLTVSYLGELGLLQFKDLNSEKSPFQRTYAAQIKKCAEMARKLRFFKEQMLKAGILSSVKSTTRADNNTDDLEVKLGDLEAELVEINANGDKLQRAHSELVEYKLVLQKAGEFFSSALTSAAAQQREMESQQTGEMTIETPLLTDKEMSADPSKQIKLGFIAGLVPREKSMSFERMLFRATRGNVFLRQAVVDEPVVDPVSGEKMEKNVFVVFYSGERAKNKILKICDAFGANRYPFNEEFDKQAQAISEVSGRLSELKTTLDAGLLHRGNLLQTIGDQFEQWNLLVKREKSIYHTLNMLSLDVTKKCLVGEGWSPVFATKQIQDALERAAFDSNSQVGAIFQVLHTKESPPTYFRTNKFTSAFQEIVDAYGVAKYREANPGVFTIVTFPFLFAVMFGDWGHGICLLLGTLVLIVREKKLASQKLDDITDMTFGGRYVILMMALFSIYTGLIYNEFFSVPFEIFSHSAYACRDLSCSEATTVGLIKVRDTYPFGVDPVWHGSRSELPFLNSLKMKMSILLGVAQMNLGIILSYFNATFFRIGVNIWCQFIPQIIFLNSLFGYLSLLIILKWITGSQADLYHVMIYMFLSPTDELGDNQLFPGQKTAQLVLLLLAFVSVPWMLLPKPFILKMQHQDRHQGQSYEALQSTDESLQPDTNHDSHGHEEFEFSEVFVHQMIHTIEFVLGAVSNTASYLRLWALSLAHSELSSVFYEKVLLLAWGYNNILILIVGIIVFIFATVGVLLVMETLSAFLHALRLHWVEFQNKFYEGDGYKFSPFSFALLDDEDE